The genomic region CACGAGATTCCCGATTCTGACGTCACTCCGCGTACGCCGCAACATGTTTGTTCGCCGGCACACGGGGCCATTGAGTCACTTCGGGTGTGGGATGACGTCAATCAACTGATACGTGTCTCCTTCGATCACGAAGTAGAAACGCCAACCCCGGTTGACCCTCGCCTGCCAGATGCCTCGTTTGATGTCATACTTCTTGGCCCTGAGTGACGGGTGGCGAAGATTGCCCATCAAGAGCGTCAGGCGGCGCTCGATGGCGCGTCGAATTCCCGGCGGCGCTTCCTCGTAACTGCGTCGAAAACGCTCGGAGTAGACTAGTCGCATCTACTTGCGTCGGGTTCGGCGTGAGCCACGCAGAGATTGTGTTGCTTCCTTCGCTGTAGCGTAGGGTCCATGAACCCTGCCCTTATTGATGTCTTCGAGACCCTCTGCAAGGCGCTTCTCGATCAGTTCCTTGGGAGTCAGGATGAGCTTATCCCCCTTGAGCTCGACTTCGAGATAGTCCCCCGCGGTCAGATGGAGCTGGTCGTAGACCTTCTTGGGGATGACGATCTGCCTGCTGGTACCAATTTTGACTGCTGACACGTTGCTCCTCCGCTGCATTTCATCGTGAAACCATATTTCCATATAAACATACGCACAGCACACTTTGTGCATGGTGTTTTCTGATGACTGAATCTGCCCAGGCGAGGACGCCTGGGCTGCACATTGGCCGGAGTCGTAGGGCGGACCAAGCACGTCCTACAAAAGCCGCCCCCGCAGCATGTTGAGCGCCGCCTGGGCGGCACGGGCGCGGATGACTTCGCGATCGCCAAGAAGGTTGAAGCGTTTGGTGGAGACTGAGTCGCCCTTTATGGCAGTTGCCAGCCAAACAGTGCCGACCGGCTTGTCGGGGGTGCCGCCGTCGGGACCGGCGATCCCGGTCACCGCAATGCTGCAATCGGCGCCGCTGCGGGCGATCGCGCCTTTGGCCATGGCGGTCACGACTTCTTCGGACACTGCTCCGTGCTTGGCGATTAACTCAGGATTCACCCCGAGCATGTCGGTCTTGGCGCGGTTGTCGTAGGTCACATACCCGCCCCAGACATACGCCGACGATCCGGGGACATCGGTGAGCCGTTTGGCGATCAGGCCGCCGGTGCATGACTCGGCGAGCACGATTGTGAACCCGCGCTGCTGGAGCATCCGTCCGACGACCACTTCCAGCCCCACATCGTCTTCTGCATAGAGTGATTCGGCGACCAATGGACGCGCCGCATCGGTGAATCGCCGCAAAGTCGTTTCGGCATCGGGACCGTGCGTGGTGAATCGCAGTCGCACGCCCAATTCCGAGGGCAGGAACGCGACTTCGACCTCGGGATTGTCGGCCATGACACGGGAGAGCGTTTCATACAGCCGCGACTCGGGCCAGCCGACGGTCGACCAGGTGATCGTTTGTGAGCGGGTCTTGGCTTGCGCCGCGATGCGCGGGATGATCACATCGCGGACCATCGGCTCCATCTCGCGGGGCACACCGGGGACGGCCACAACGGTTGTCCTGCCTTCGGTCAGCACAATGCCCACCGCGGTGCCGTACTCGTTGGGGATAAACTCGGCATCATTGGGTAAAAGTGCCTGCGTGTCCAACAGCGGCGTGATCGTGCGGCCGAGTTTCTGATACCGCGCCTTGAGCGCTTCGAGAATCTCCGGATGAAAGATCAAGGGACGTTCGAAGACGTGCGACAATGCGTTCTTAGTCACGTCATCGTTGGTCGGCCCCAGGCCGCCGGACACGATCACCCAATCGGCGCGCTCGATGCACTCGCGCAATGTCGCGACGATAATCTCGTGTTGATCGGGAATCGATGTCTGCCGTGAGAGAGTCAGTCCCGCGCGCGAGAGTTCATCACCGATGAAGAGCGCGTTGCTATTGAGCGTGCGCCCGGCGAGCAGCTCAGAGCCGATGGTGAGCAGTTCGATAGTCATGCTGTGTCAAAACCACGCAGGCGTGAACAGGAAGAGCAGTCGGCAGGCGACATTGGTATACACCCCCGCCCCGATGTCGTCGGCTGTGACACCCCAGCCGCCGGTGAGCGATTCGAGGCGACGGCAGGGCCAGGGTTTGGCGACATCAAAGATGCGAAAGAGCACGAAGACCGGAATCATCATGTGCCAATGAGTCGGCAAACCGAGCAGGGCGACGAATGCGCCCGCCCATTCGTCGATGACGATGCGTCCGGAGTCGTGGCCGAACAACGGCTCGGCGCGCGCCGAGACCCAGACCGACAAGACGATCATCGCCACGGTCGAGACGATCATCAGAGCGTCATTGCCGGTGCGCAGGATCCCCCAGCCGACCAGCACCGCCGGGATCGAGCCCCAGCTTCCCGAATAGGGACGGATCATGCCGCTGCCCAGGCCGGTCGCCAGGAGCGCGACCATGGGATTGCGCGACCAGGGGCCGGGAGCGCTCTCCGACACCCGTGCAGGACTCTTCGTGACCTCGTGTGACACTAGTCCCTTTGTTGATCCGTTGGGGCACCCATTCGCTTCGCTCAGGACAAGCGGCGCGCCGTGCCCTTAATGCTGTGAGGGCACGACACGTCGTGCCCCTACAAAACCCTGCAAATCATCGTGCCGCATCCTACTTCAACACGCTCTTGACCAAGCTCAGATGACGCACGAAATAGTCGATGCCGGTGATGACCGTGACGAGCATCGTGATCGTAACCAGAATATCGAACACCAGCATCGTTCGAGTGCTCTCAAAGATCGTCCAGTGGTGTCCCAGGGGCACCAGCATCGCTTTCAAATAAACAAATAACAGGATCGCGCTGACGGTCACCATCTGCAACGCGGTTTTCAACCGCGCGCCGAACGAGGGTACGATCAGTATGCCACGATACGCCGCCAGCGAGCGAAAGCCGGTGATGAGAAACTCGCGGGCGATGATGACGATCACCATCCAGCCGCGCACGTACCCCAAACCGACCAGCGAGATCAGCGCGGTCGAGATGAGAATCTTGTCGGCCAACGGGTCCATGAACTTGCCGAATCCGGTAACCCGCCCGCTTTTGCGCGCCAGATAGCCGTCGCCCAAATCGGTCAGCGCCGCAACGACGAACACAATCAGCGATGCCAGCTTGGCACGGGTGTCGTCGATTAAGATCAGCGCCATGAAGACCGGCGCCAACGCGATGCGCAACAGCGTCAGTTTGTTGGGAAGGTTCATCGGCTCCGGCTCTGCCGCGGAAAGCTACGGTACCAGACGCCATCAACCCAAGTCAATCGAGGGGACGCTTGTCGGTTTCCTGTGGAACGTCTTGACAGTCGGGTCCCGTGCGGCCACACTCGCAGACAGATGAGCCGATCTCCGACGCCGCCGCCACGGTTTGATTGGTCCGCCGAACACGCGGGCCTGAAGCGCGAACTGTCCCGTTTTCGCTCACTGTTGGCGCGCTCGCTCCCGGCACGGGGAGCGTCGTCGCCATGGAAACGGCGCTTCGAGGAGCTGCGGCACCAGTGGGAACTGTTGGCGCAGCGCCTGGAGGGGCGTTGGGCGCGCGGTGCCGAATCGGAGATTGCGCTGGACGCCGAATTGGACGTGTCGCGACGCGAACGGCTGCAATTGCGGACGCTGGTTGAGCTGGACGAACGTTTCGATGCGGCGGAATCGGTTGAAGCGTGTCTGACGGAGACACTCCGCGCGCTGGCCCCTGTCATCGCCAACGACGGCGCGATGATGAACCTGCACGACATCGTCCCCGACGGGGGCCTGCGTGTGACCACCGCGCGTCCCGGGCGCCGGGCCTGGCCCCTGGCGTCGGATCTGGAATTGTGCGAGCATCTGCTGACGGGGGCGTCCGACGGGCGACGCATCGTCATCGAAGGGCGTCCAGTCGGTGCCGATGCGCGCGCGCACGGCCGCATGACGCATTGGCTGGCTGTGGGGATCGCGCATCGCGACAGCCACTACGGGTCGCTGGTCATGGGACGGCGCCTCGGCGCGCACCCCTTCGACGAAGATGAGATCGCCGTTGCCGAACGCATCGTTTCGCGGCTGGGACGTGCCCTGGCGTCGCGCGTCGGCGCCGGAGTGCGCGCGCTGCCCGGTATCGGCTTGCGGCCCGAGGGCTTCGATCACCTGCGGGGGGAATCGCCCGCGTTGCGGCAGGCGGTTGCACTGGCGGCACGGCTGGCGGCATCGGACGGGCCCGTTCTCTTCGAGGGGGAGATCGGCACCGGACGCGAAACGTTGGCGCGGGCGATTCATGCGCGTTCGGCCCGGGCCGGTAAACCGTTCGTGGTTCTGCGCGGCGCCGATCTGCCGCAACCGCATGTCGCGGAGCGACTCTTCGGTGTCCATCGGGTTGAACCCGATGGCACGCTCACGGATCGGCCGGGCGATCTGGAACTGGCCAAGGGCGGGTCGCTGTACATCGACGAACTGGCGGCGCTCGACAATGTGTTGCAGGTGCAACTGGTACGACTCCTCAACGAGCTGACATTCGAACGGGTCGGCGAACGCAAGGCCCGCCGCGCCGATATTCGCCTGATGCTGGCGACCACGCAGCATATCGAGGACGCGGTAACGCACGGCCGCATCCGCGAAGATCTCTTTTATCTCGTGCTGGCCGGTCGCATCGCGCTGCCGCCGTTGCGCGAACGCGCCGGCGACATCGTGGAACTGGCGCGACGATTTGCGATCGAGACGGGACATCGCGCGGGCAAGCGCATCGACGGGATCGACCAGGACACGGCAGCGCTGCTGCTGGCGGCCTCCTTTCCGGGAAACATCCGCCAACTGTCGCAGATCATCGAACGCGCGGTGTTCATGTCCGGCCGACCGTTGATCGGCGCCGGCGATCTGCCGGAAGACTTCGCCGCCGAGGTGATCGCGGCGCCCCTGGATACGTCGGACTGGATCGAACAGGCCGCGCAGGGTGTGCGCGCCTCGGTCGGCGCCGGGCGCGGCGGCGACTACGCGGCGTTTCGCCGCGTGCGCGCCTCGGTGCAGCGCGCGCTGTCGGCGGCGTTCGTCGCCTCGGTGCGCAAAGCGGTCGGACCGCAGCCGGCGCGCGCGGCACGGCACCTGGGCGTGCACCGCGCGCAATGGTGGCGTCTGATGCGCGACGCGGAGCCGGAATCGGCCGCGCCGGCACAGGGCGACGACGGCGAAGACAACAATGCACAAAAACAGTAACATCTTCGTTACTAACAGCGAAATGGCCGTTCCGCCGCTGCCCCCTATTGATTCTCCCGCCCGGCCGCCCCGCTAAGGTCAAATAGTAACACTTATGTTACAAACCAGCGTCTCGGATCACTTTTTTGCTGAAAAAAATCTTGCTGGTGTCCGATGACAGGATCATGCTGGTGGTGTCGCCCCAGTAAGTGGCGATGCGCCAACAAGATTGCCCGCTCCAGCCAAGGGGCATCGCTTGGCGGACTCCGTCATGAAGAATTCAGACCTCGGCACGGCCGACCAAATCTACCGCAGCGGGATCGAAGCGGCCCGTCAGGCCGACTCCAGAGAAGTCCCCGTTGCCACGACCGCGGCGGCCATGGTCGGAGCGGCACTGCGACGTTGGGCGGGGCCGGTCCAGGCCCTCTCCGGCGGGACGGTCTTTGAAGCAGCCGGCCGTCACGGGGTGATTGTGACATCCGCCCGGGAGCCGTTGCCACCCGACCCGACCGGGATCATGCAACGGCGCCAATGGATCAACGTGCATGTGATGAACTTCGGGTCGCGCACGCTGCATGTGCGCACGATCGGTGCGCCGCGGCCCGGACGTGAATGAGGCAATGATCTGAGGAGATCTTAGGCAACCAACCGACGGTACACTTCAGACCACCGCTAAGGAGGTGAAAGCCAGATGCCAGTGAAACGCAGAAAGACCGCGAAGAAGGCAACGACGCGTAAGCGTCGCACCACGAAGAAAGCCACCGGTCGCAAGACCGCGCGCAAGGGTACCCGTAAAACCGCGAAGAAGGCGACGACGCGCAAGCGCCGCACCGCCAAGAAGGCCACCGGCCGCAAGAGCACACGCAAGACCGCTCGCAAAGCCGGAGCACGCAAGGTCGCGCGTCGCAAAACCGCACGGAAAGCGAGTTCGCGTCGCAAACAGACCATGATGATGATGTAAGTCATCGCCCCGCGCTGCGGGGTTTTCGATCAGCCGGTCCCGTGGAGGATGCCGCGGGACCGGTTCTCTATTGCAGCCGACTTTCCCTGTGACACAAGCCGCAACGTACGCGTCCTGCGACAACGGGCACGGCCCGTCGTGCCCCCACAACCGATCGGCGCCTCCCCGGTCGAGTCTGTGATGTAGTCGTACGGCGTCGACTCTCGTATCTTCCACGACGCAACATCACAGGGAGGGGACTGATGACAAATCGGCACTTTCTTGGTCTGGTGGTCGCTGTACTGGCACTGCTTGTTTCCGCTGAAGTTCACGCCGACACCGTCCGTCCGGTCTCGACGTACTCGATTGTCGCGCGCGACTCGGCCACCGGCCAGATGGGGGTGGCGGTGCAGTCGCACTGGTTTTCGGTCGGGCCGATTGTCCCCTGGGCCGAGGCGGGCGTCGGCGCGGTCGCGACCCAATCGCTGGTCAGGATCGACTACGGTCCTGACGGGCTGGATCACTTGCGCGCCGGTGAAAGTGCGGCATTGGCGCTGACCGCGATGCTGGCCGCCGATTCGGGGCGCGAGGTCCGTCAGGTGGCGATCGTCGACGCCAACGGCAACGTCGCAGTGCACACCGGCAAACGGTGCATCGCCTATGCCGGGCACATTACTGGGCGCGGCTTTTCGGTGCAGGCCAATCTGATGGCCGACTCGATCGTCCCGACGGCAATGGCACAGGCATATCGCACGGCCACGGGCTCGCTTGCAGAACGGATGCTGGCCGCGCTGGAGGCGGCCGAAGCGGTCGGCGGCGACATTCGCGGACGGCAATCAGCGGCGATCCTCGTCGTGGATGGGAAACGTCACCCGCAACGCTGGCAGGGAAAGCTGATCGAGCTGCGCGTGGAGGACCATCCTACGCCACTGGTCGAATTGCGTCGCCTCTACGATCTGCAATTGGCCTACGATTGGATGAATCGCGGCGACGTCTACGCCGAACACAGCCAATGGGATTCGGCCGCGATCGCCTATGGCAGCGCTGAGAAACTGGCGCCGCAGATCGCCGAGATTCCCTTTTGGCACGCAGTCACGCTCACCGCCGCCGGACGCATCGAAGACGCGCTGCCGGTTTTCAGGCGCATATTCGCAAGCGAATCACGCTGGGTCGAGCTGCTGCCTCGCCTAATCCCGGCGGGATTGCTGCCGGTTGATTCGACGGCGCTGGAGCGGATTCTTAAGACGGCGGGGGAGTAGGTCGGGACATGGGGAAAGCCGCCATGCGGGTTACTGGAGTGAATGTCCGCAACGGGCGGCGCCGACGTCCAGATTCAAGGTCGCTGCACCGGGCGGGCATCGGGGCAGTCCGTCCAGGCGAATTCATTCAGCAGTGCGGCAATCTTCTCCGGCTGCGGGCCGGTCATTCGGTGCAATTCGCAGATGTAATCCGTGTAGGAGTCGCCGTCCCAGGTGCAGATGATGATCCGGCAGGGATCGAAGGCAATGAACTCACACACCATGAATGTCTGCTCGGTAATCGAGGACGTATCCATTGCCCGACTGAAGGTCACTCTGATTTCTGCCAGATCTGCCGGGACGTTGACTTCGCCCGTCCCAGGTTCACGATCAACGACCGTGGGACTCTCGCACGTGTAGAATTCCCAAGTGAAAGGGGATTCCAGGGTGTCACCGAATATCGATTGAATCGCGGTCGTCAATTCCACATACACCGTTTCGGTCGAGGCATAGAGCGAATCGGGTACAAAGATGACGCTGTTCGTCATTGTATCGAATTCGAATGTACCGGTAATGCCGCCGGAGATTGACCCAGTGGCCAGGAAAGTCGTGTCGTTTAAGGTGCTCGTGTCCATCGGCATGCTGAAGGACGCTGTAATGGTCTCGTCCGACAGCACTGCCACTGCGGAATCGCCGGGCCAGATTGAATCAACGACCGGTGGATCGGCATACACTACGGCGCGACCTAAGATGACAAGCATCACTGCCATTGCCCATGTCGCCAAGCCGCTAACAGGCCTGAGTGCCCTGAAACAGCATTCCTTGCTACGCATTTGTTCCTCCTTGAATGGGTGTGCTATGGGCAGGGAGTACAGAACGCCTGGGCGGGAACTCCGTTGCGAAACGCGACATCGACCAGTGCGATCACGTCAAACACGTTCGTAACGCCGTCGCAGTTTACGTCACTGCGAACGTATGGGCATTGAGGGAAGGGGTCCGTCATCGGCGCCGCAGACCGAAACGCCACATCGACTGCCGCGACAACATCGAACACGTTGGAGAGGCCGTCACAGCCAGGATCAGCGAAACAGTGACAATAGCAATCCTCGCCAGGCGGGATGCATTCTCCCGACTCTTCACAGTTGTAACATGTATCTCCTTGGAACACTCGGAAGATGATGGCGTGATTGACAGACGCAAACTCAGACGCGCGATTCTGATCAATATCTATAGTGTACCATCGAACGAGGCTTCCGAAGTCGTCAAATCCCCAGGCACAAGTGTGAATGAACTGTCCGGTCAACAAATCCCACTCCCACTGCCGCTCCATGGGGTAGAAGTGCATAACCAACTCCTCCAGACCATCACAGTCAGTGTCCGCTGCCCAGCACGGGTGAATACCGGTCGCACCGGTCTGCTCTTGGAACGTGTGGGCGACGACAAACTCGTTGTCATCGACCGCCTCCAACAGTTGGTAGCGAAACCCGAGTTGGCTGGAGGAGTGCCCGAGCAGGGCGTATAGCTTCCCGTCCGGTTTAGGACGACAAGCTACCGCAGTGGCGTTGCCCCCCCAGGCCGTGTCGGTGATGACCCCTATGTACGAGAGTCCCGTGGCCTGCCACTCGAGGAGGCTGTAACCAAAAATGTTATTTCCCGATATGAATTCGACCCTCCCATCCTCGTCGAAGTCCCCAACGGCAGGGTACCCGGCCGCGCTGTTCGGTACCGGTATATCAGACGTCGTGACGAATGTGCCCAGTGAAGTGTCATAGTCAATTATCACGGCCCTTCCAACGCCAAAGCTGTGTGGATTGACATAGATTTCAGAGTACAGGTCCCCGTCGATCTCTGTCAGCACCGGGTTCATTTCGATATTGAATCCTGGCCACCGCCAACTCGCTCGCAGAGTCCAGTCGGGACCCGAATGTATCAGGAGCTTGTCGCCCCACTGTGAGACAAGCTCGACGCTTCCATCCAGATCGAGGTCCGCGGCGATCAGGGGGACCGCTGAGTCGATGGGGACATCTACCTCTGTGTGCGTGACCAGTGAGTCGATGTCGTGGCGGGCGATGCCACCGAGCTTGCGGATGTAGAGTTCCCAGACCTTCCGGGTGGAATCGAAATGAGGTGCAATCCTCTCCAATGTCACGGGAAAGTCGAGAATCGACGGGCAGCTCGCAGAAGTTCCGGCGGGAGTCGTTCGCACAGTGTGTGGGAAGTTCTGAATGCGTATTGGAGAATCTTGAATGGCGCACCAGTCTGGAACTATCCCGCCTTGGCAATGGGTCGGGTCACACAACGGAGTCGACCGCAAGGAAGAGATTGTCCTCACGCGCTCATCTTCTGTGCGGGCGCTCGCTCCTGATCTCGCTGATGATCCAACAGACCGACCGTTAAGGTATGCGAGCAGCGCAACCGTGAGAATCGCTGCCCACAAGCCATTGGAGTGCGAAACCTGAGGATAGTCATTCCCCGTCAACCCTATCGTGTCGGTCCGAGACGACTTCAATTACGACTCCTGGCTGTGAGGGACTCCAACCCAATATATCGGCTGATTGCGCCTATCCAAGCGGAAACCAGCCCGGGGACCATAGTCTGACAATACCTGACAATTCGGCATGGGCTGAGCACGGGCGCGGCCACATGCAGAATCCCGCCGCGCGCGGAGACTCAGAGCAGCGCGGCGGGTCCGATCGACAGGAGATTCGTTGCTGTCCTTACCGTCCCAGCAGCGCTTCCGCCTCGACGACCGCATTCATTTCGTCCATGAGGATATGGGTGAGCGCGTGGACGAAGACGGTGTTGCCTTTGACCAGCGGCAGAATCTTACGGTACGAATCCGCGGCGGCGCGTTCGGTCTTCAGGGCTTCTTCGAGCATCGTGCGGGTGTCCGTCGTGTGGACGATCGGCGCGGGATCGCGCGTCGTGACCGCTTCGCCCCCCAACTGACCGATGATGTCGCGCACTTTGGCGGCATGGTCGAATGACTCGGTCGCTTCCTCTTCGAAGTGGCTCTTGAGCGTCAGGGAATCCAATCCCTTCAGGTAAACGGCGTAGTGCGCGTACATCGCCTGCGCGCGCAGCTCCCAGCCGAGCGCTTTGTTGAGCTTGGTGATCACCTGTTTCTTACCGGCTGATGACGGGGGCATCGGAGTCTCCTCACTGCGAATCGTGGTTTGCCTGTAAAGGCGGTCCGCCACAC from Candidatus Zixiibacteriota bacterium harbors:
- a CDS encoding phosphatidylglycerophosphatase A; this translates as MSHEVTKSPARVSESAPGPWSRNPMVALLATGLGSGMIRPYSGSWGSIPAVLVGWGILRTGNDALMIVSTVAMIVLSVWVSARAEPLFGHDSGRIVIDEWAGAFVALLGLPTHWHMMIPVFVLFRIFDVAKPWPCRRLESLTGGWGVTADDIGAGVYTNVACRLLFLFTPAWF
- a CDS encoding ferritin-like domain-containing protein, encoding MPPSSAGKKQVITKLNKALGWELRAQAMYAHYAVYLKGLDSLTLKSHFEEEATESFDHAAKVRDIIGQLGGEAVTTRDPAPIVHTTDTRTMLEEALKTERAAADSYRKILPLVKGNTVFVHALTHILMDEMNAVVEAEALLGR
- a CDS encoding Ig-like domain-containing protein, with protein sequence MAVMLVILGRAVVYADPPVVDSIWPGDSAVAVLSDETITASFSMPMDTSTLNDTTFLATGSISGGITGTFEFDTMTNSVIFVPDSLYASTETVYVELTTAIQSIFGDTLESPFTWEFYTCESPTVVDREPGTGEVNVPADLAEIRVTFSRAMDTSSITEQTFMVCEFIAFDPCRIIICTWDGDSYTDYICELHRMTGPQPEKIAALLNEFAWTDCPDARPVQRP
- a CDS encoding DUF1028 domain-containing protein yields the protein MTNRHFLGLVVAVLALLVSAEVHADTVRPVSTYSIVARDSATGQMGVAVQSHWFSVGPIVPWAEAGVGAVATQSLVRIDYGPDGLDHLRAGESAALALTAMLAADSGREVRQVAIVDANGNVAVHTGKRCIAYAGHITGRGFSVQANLMADSIVPTAMAQAYRTATGSLAERMLAALEAAEAVGGDIRGRQSAAILVVDGKRHPQRWQGKLIELRVEDHPTPLVELRRLYDLQLAYDWMNRGDVYAEHSQWDSAAIAYGSAEKLAPQIAEIPFWHAVTLTAAGRIEDALPVFRRIFASESRWVELLPRLIPAGLLPVDSTALERILKTAGE
- the pgsA gene encoding CDP-diacylglycerol--glycerol-3-phosphate 3-phosphatidyltransferase translates to MNLPNKLTLLRIALAPVFMALILIDDTRAKLASLIVFVVAALTDLGDGYLARKSGRVTGFGKFMDPLADKILISTALISLVGLGYVRGWMVIVIIAREFLITGFRSLAAYRGILIVPSFGARLKTALQMVTVSAILLFVYLKAMLVPLGHHWTIFESTRTMLVFDILVTITMLVTVITGIDYFVRHLSLVKSVLK
- a CDS encoding sigma 54-interacting transcriptional regulator; translation: MSRSPTPPPRFDWSAEHAGLKRELSRFRSLLARSLPARGASSPWKRRFEELRHQWELLAQRLEGRWARGAESEIALDAELDVSRRERLQLRTLVELDERFDAAESVEACLTETLRALAPVIANDGAMMNLHDIVPDGGLRVTTARPGRRAWPLASDLELCEHLLTGASDGRRIVIEGRPVGADARAHGRMTHWLAVGIAHRDSHYGSLVMGRRLGAHPFDEDEIAVAERIVSRLGRALASRVGAGVRALPGIGLRPEGFDHLRGESPALRQAVALAARLAASDGPVLFEGEIGTGRETLARAIHARSARAGKPFVVLRGADLPQPHVAERLFGVHRVEPDGTLTDRPGDLELAKGGSLYIDELAALDNVLQVQLVRLLNELTFERVGERKARRADIRLMLATTQHIEDAVTHGRIREDLFYLVLAGRIALPPLRERAGDIVELARRFAIETGHRAGKRIDGIDQDTAALLLAASFPGNIRQLSQIIERAVFMSGRPLIGAGDLPEDFAAEVIAAPLDTSDWIEQAAQGVRASVGAGRGGDYAAFRRVRASVQRALSAAFVASVRKAVGPQPARAARHLGVHRAQWWRLMRDAEPESAAPAQGDDGEDNNAQKQ
- a CDS encoding competence/damage-inducible protein A: MTIELLTIGSELLAGRTLNSNALFIGDELSRAGLTLSRQTSIPDQHEIIVATLRECIERADWVIVSGGLGPTNDDVTKNALSHVFERPLIFHPEILEALKARYQKLGRTITPLLDTQALLPNDAEFIPNEYGTAVGIVLTEGRTTVVAVPGVPREMEPMVRDVIIPRIAAQAKTRSQTITWSTVGWPESRLYETLSRVMADNPEVEVAFLPSELGVRLRFTTHGPDAETTLRRFTDAARPLVAESLYAEDDVGLEVVVGRMLQQRGFTIVLAESCTGGLIAKRLTDVPGSSAYVWGGYVTYDNRAKTDMLGVNPELIAKHGAVSEEVVTAMAKGAIARSGADCSIAVTGIAGPDGGTPDKPVGTVWLATAIKGDSVSTKRFNLLGDREVIRARAAQAALNMLRGRLL
- a CDS encoding AbrB/MazE/SpoVT family DNA-binding domain-containing protein, which encodes MSAVKIGTSRQIVIPKKVYDQLHLTAGDYLEVELKGDKLILTPKELIEKRLAEGLEDINKGRVHGPYATAKEATQSLRGSRRTRRK